ACCAACAAAATTTTTTCTATAACGTGTGAAAGCAATAAAGTTTTTGTACTTGTTATAAAAAGCAGATGACGATAACGTAATTCCTGATATTGGTTGACCTTTTACACCAAGTTCAAAATTATCGCCTGTTTCAGTTTTTAAATTAGAATTACCAACAAGTACATACATAGTGCTATGTGCTAAATAAGAACCATATAATTGGTTTTGATTTGGCATTTGAGCACTACGTTTATATTGTAGATAAGCAGTAAAATTAGGATTAATATCATACATAAATGCCATTGATGGTAAAACTTTGAAATCACTGTTACTACTATATTGGCTACCTAATTGGTGTGAATTCACATTAGATACTGACATGTTTTCAAGATTGCGTGGCTTGGTATTTTGATAGATTGCTCTGACACCAGGCACTAAATAAAAGTTATTACTATTGTTAGTATTAAAGCTAATGCGATCTTCAAAAAATCCACCTAACTGATAACTTTTACTGTCGGCTTGTGGTTTGGAATAATCTCCGTCTGGGAAAATCACGCCGTGTTGTGATTTAGCTGATGTAAAGAATGGCGATTCATCTTCACTCCATTTACCATTTAAACCCGCACTGATTTTTTGGTTATCAATTTGTTTTATTAAAGTAGTAATAAAATTATATGCTTTAGTATTATAGTTGGTTTGAGTATAAAAATTACCTTTGGATTTATGTTGCAATTTTGTGTCATCAAAGACATTGGTGCGTTGATAATTTAACTGTGTTGTTAATGTATCGATCCAGCTAATATTAGTAGGTTGCCATATATCTTTAATTGCTAAGTTAAAGCGGTTATTTTTACTACGTTGATGGTCGAATGATTCAATGTATTTACCGTTTTTGTCCCAAGTATCATAATGTGAATTTTTGGTTTTACTATTGTAATCGACAGTCGTATTGAGTAAATGTTCTTCTGTCATTTGCCAACCAAAGCCAGCTAAAATTGAGTTAGAGTGCCAATTTTCTGGATAACTGTTTATTGAATCACCATGATTTCTTGTTTGTTGCCCATCTCGACGACTTAGTACAATAATACCATTGAGGTGATCATCACCACCAGCCATAGTAATTCCTTGATGATAGCTTCTATCTGAGCTGTCATAATTATTTTGGAATCCAAAATAACTGGTTTTACCCGGATATAGATAGTAACTAGCCGTTTTAGTTTGGAAAGATACCGAACCGCCTAAGGCATTATTAGCATTACTTACAGATGTAGCACCTGATTGAATATCAACTTTATTGTACATGTAGGTATCGATGTAATCGCGCCCAATACCATAAGAACCGAAACCTGCTCGACCGACCGAATTAACTCGACCTTGAGCTATAGGTAATGGCATACCGTCAACGTCAATTGATACGCGGTTAGCATCTAAACCACGAATATTATAGCCACTGAAACCTCCTCGGTCCCAACTACTTTTACCGGTACCTGAACCGGAAATATTACCTGGAGCTGAAATCAGTGGTTGATAACGCATGAGAGTACCAAAGTTAGTACCACCGTCACGGCGGATATCATGTTCGGATATTTCAGTATTTGTACCTGGTTTCTTGGTCGCTTCGTGAGCGGTCACTGTTATGACGTCATAATTTTCATCATCGAGTTTGGTGGTAGCCATTGCTGGCATGACAACTGATAATCCTAAAGCTAAAGTACCGGTTTTTTTTAATTTAGTAAAATTAATCATTTTAATCCTTTCAAATATAATAAACTAAATAAAATCATTAAGATAATTAACATTTAAGTTGATCATCTTTTTAATTTAATCAATCTGCTAAATAATTTTTTACTTCAATTTTTTTCTTAATTGTTATTGAAGATAAAAGCCATCATAAAGAATCTTTGCAACTTCATCGACGCGAGGCCCAATACCAAATAGGTATCCATCATCAATGGTAATAATTCGGTGATTTTTGAACGCTGCTGTTTCTGTGATACCTGGTATAGTGTCGATTTTATCTGACCCACCAAGTTGCTGAATTGAGTGGCTATTTAAAACAATAACATCAGGATTCATTGCAATGATAGATTCGGCTGTGTAGCTTTTATAACTGTTATGTTTTGCTAGATTTTCACCGCCAGCGATAGTAATTAAAGCATCCGCTGTGGTGTTTTTCCCTGCTACTGAATTGGTTCCACCCATGCTCATTAAAAATAGAACTTTTGCTTTATTGGGTTGCATATCGATTTTTTGTTGGATTTGTGAAAGATTGTCCTTGATATGATTTATAAGCTGTTGTCCTTGATCTGGTTTTTGTAATTTATTAGCTATTTTTTCAATATTTTCATAAAGTAATTCAAGAGTTCCAGGAACACGTTTTAATGATAAAACATCAACTTTAGCTTGAGTAACTTGACTAATAATATTGTCGGGCTCTGCATCGCTTAAAGTAATAAACAACGTTGGGTTTAAAGATAAAATTCCTTCTATATTTAATAATTTCCAATAACCAATTTGGGGTAGAGTGGTAACGGATTGTGGATAAGTGCTAGTTTTATCAACGCCAACTACTTTATCACCTTCACCCAACGCAAAAACAATTTCGGTTAATGAACCACCTGCAATAACAATTCTATCTTGAGCTGAAGTGATATTTATGAACGCGTTAAAAGTGAAAATTAACAAAAATATATTTAATTTTGTTATGAAATTTTTCATTATTTACTTCCTATGTATAAATTTTAGTATCCGCGATAATATAGTGAAAATGATAACTATTATCAATACAATTGTTTTTTATTCCTCAATTTTTTCAGGCAAAAAATTTTTTCTTAACTAGATTTTTAACAATTTCAATATAAATAATCAGTTAAAACAAGCTGGAAAGATTTGAGAAATAGCTCGAAAAATTGAAGAATTATAAAGAAAATGAATTAAAAAACACTTTTTTGTAAAAAAATAATAATATATATATCAACATATTATAAAAATGGTTAATAAAAGATATTGATAAATGAAAATAATTATTATTTAATTTTGCAGTTTATTTATTTAAGATCGGTTGTTATGAAATCATTAGATGTCAGCGCTTTTTTTGCTCAAAACGCGACTTTACCTTTTAAAGATCGTTGGGCTGTTATGCCTTTGCAGGCAAGTATTCCATTATCACCTCATGAAGTTACTTCTCAATGGGACATAATTCAATCAACCTCTCTAAATGGGAAAAAAAGATTGATTTATATTCATATTCCTTTTTGTGATATACATTGCCAATTTTGTGGTTTTTATCAAAATCCATTAAGAAAATTTAATACTGAAACTTATATCAATTATTTATTAAAAGAGATATCGCTAGAAATTAATAATACTGCAATGCAATCAGCACCTATCCATGCCGTTTATTTTGGAGGAGGGACGCCTTCGGCTTTGGCAGCAGGGCAAATAGCACGCGTTATTCGCTATCTTAAAGAACATGCTCCGTTAGCGCCAGATTGCGAAATTACTGTTGAGGGGCGTATTTCTGATTTTGATGATGACCGCGTTGATAGTTATATTGAAGCGGGAGCGAATCGGTTTTCAATCGGTGTCCAAACATTTAATACTGAAATTCGTCAACGATTAGGTCGTGAATCAAATGAGCAACAAATTATCAGTAGCTTTGAACGTATTGCCGCTCGTGATAGTGTAGCGTTAGTTTGTGATTTAATGTTCGGTTTACCAAATCAAACCACAAAAACTTGGCAACGGGATTTAGAAATTGTTAATGAATTGCCATTAGATGGCGTAGATTTGTATTCGCTTAATCTTTTACCAACCACACCTTTGGCTAAAGGGGTTGAAAATAAGCGTATTGAAATACCCTCTATTACAGATAAAAGCAACTTTTATCATCAAGGCGCAGAATTTTTAGCTAAACAAGGTTGGGTACATTTGACCAATGCGCACTGGGCAAAAAATAGTCGTGAACGAAATTTGTATAATTTTCTGATCAAGCAAGGTTCCCATTTTTTTGCATTTGGTTCTTGTGCTGGTGGACGATTAGGTGGTCAGTCATTTATGATTCATCGTGATTTAAATCAATATTATACTCAGCTTGATGAAGGTAAAAAACCAATTATGATGTTGACTGGTAAACCAGTGATAGGCGAATGGCTTTATCAATTACAAGCAGGGATAGAAAAAGGGCGTGTTGATTTAACTAAACTGACTGAGCAATATCATCTCTTTGCACCTTTAATTAAACAATGGCATCAAGTAGGGCTTTTGGAAAACGAAGATTATTGTATGAGATTAACTTTATCGGGGCGTTTTTGGTCAAGCAATATAGTTCAAGCACTCCAGCAGTTATTGTTACAACTTAATAATCCCGAATATATTGAAATACAGAAAAAAATGGCTCAAGCGAGACAATCTATGAATAGTCATCCTAGAGTGGCTAAATCAAATACAGAAAAATCTAAACATCCACATCAAATTTCATAATTAAAGGATACTATTATGACAGAAAAACCAACACTTTTAGATAATTTAAATGCTTATATGAAAACAGATCCAGAAGAGTTATTAGAAAAAATTGCTCAAGATCATCATGTTACATTAACACAAGTTATTCAAGCTTTACCTGATGCGAAAATTGTTGATGGTAGTAATTTCGATGCGATCTGGGAAGAAGTTACAACATGGGGAGATGTGCTATTTTTAGTTCATACAGGTGATGTAATCGCTGAAATTTCTGGCGAATTACCAACAGGATCTCACAGCCAAAGATACTTTAATCTTCGTCATCAAAAAGGGTTAAGTGGACATATTAAAGCTGAACATTGTCAATATATTGCATTTATTGAACGTAAATTTATGAAAATGGCAACGGCTTCAATAATTTTCCTAAATCACACAGGACAAGCAATGTTCAAAATCTTTGTTGGTCGTGACGAAAAGCATCAATTAAAAGCCGATCAATTAGAAAAATTTCGTGCATTAGCAAAAAAAATTAATTCATTATAAGTTATTAACAAAATGCAGACATTATTAATTTTTGGTGTAAGCCCTAAACAAGGCACAGGTTATCAAATTGCACATCTAACCAAGCAATATCACCCGCAATGGCGTTGTATTGTATTAGTTCGTGATGCTAATTTTGCCAAACAATTGGCTAATCAAGGTATTGAAGCTCATGTTGGTGATGCAACTGATTGTGAATTAGTTAAAAAACTATGCGAATTAGCGGGTTGTGAAGCAACTATTATATCAACCTTAGGCGGCGAAACAGGTAATTATTCTGCTCAACGTGTGATTATCGACTGTGCTGAACAAACCGGAATTAAACAAATGATTCTGGTCACTTCTTTAGGTTGTGGTGATTCATGGGCCACGTTATCAGAACGTGCTAAACAAGCGTTTGGTCATGCTGTTCGTGAAAAGTCATTAGCCGAGGTTTGGTTGCAAACAAGCAAATTAAATTTCTTGATTTTAAGACCAGGTGGATTACGTGATGGTGAAATGACACAAAAAGCTGAGTGTTATTATCAACAAGAAGTACATGGTTTTATTTATCGTACTGATTTGGCGAAAATAATTATTAATAAAATTGCCAATCAACAGATTGATGATCATGCTTACAGTGTTGTCGATCCTAGCTTGAAAATAATTTATTAATTGGCTCAAGTTGAATGAATAAATTAATACAGATAAGAGGATAATGGGTGCGCAAGTATAGTCATCGTTCTTTGTTATGGGGATTATTTGCCATTCTATTGGTGCTAATTCTATTTTCTGCAAATTCAGGCGCATTAAAACTAACTCTTGATAAACTAGTGGATATGTCGATGGATGATCCTTTGTGGAACATTTGGTTAAATATACGTATGCCACGAATAATGTTAGCCATTATAGTTGGAATGGCATTAGCCACCTCTGGCGCGGTGATGCAAGGGTTATTTCGTAATCCTTTAGCTGATCCGGGCTTACTTGGCATTAGTAGTGGTGCGGCTTTAATGGTTGGGTTATCTATTTTGTTTCCTGCCATTTTTCCACCTATTATGGTCATGTATGGCAAAATGGTCGCAGCATTTGCAGGAAGCTTTTTTATCTGTTTATTAATTTATCTTTATAGCATAAATTCGCAATGTAATTTGGCTAAAATGGTATTACTGGGTGTTGCTATTAATGCTGTTATTGGCGCAGTTATGGGTTGTTTAAGTTATATTAGTGATGAAGCGCAACTGCGACAACTTTCTTTATGGTCCATGGGACATTTAGGTAAGGGCTCTTGGGATTTAGTTCTGGTTGCGTTATCACTTATTGTTCCCGCTTTAATTTGTTTATTTAAGCTTTCTCATCAACTTAATATTCTTCAGTTAGGTGATGAAGACGCTCATTATTTAGGTATTAAAGTGAGACGAATTAAGCAGTATTTATTATTACTATCTGCTGTACTCATTGGTACATCAGTGGCGGTTAGTGGGATGATTGCTTTTGTCGGTCTTGTTGTACCCCATATGATTCGATTGCGAGTCGGCGCTAATCATAGCTGGTTATTGCCGGGTTCAGCACTAGGTGGTGCTTGTTTATTGCTACTAGCAGATACCTTTGCACGTACTTTAATTGCACCTACTGAAATTCCTGTTGGACTTTTCACAAGTTTGATTGGTGGTCCTTATTTTATTTGGCTGATTTTAAGACATAAATAATAGATGGTATTTAATGATGTTAACTGCTGAACATTTAACTTTTGGTTATGCTAATCGCACTTTAATTAACGATGTGTCTTTGAACATAAAAGCCAGTGAAATTGTAATTATCATTGGTCCCAATGGTGCAGGTAAATCGACACTTTTACGCTTATTAACAGGTTATCAAAAACCAGCTTCAGGCGAATGTTATTTACTCAATAAACCGTTATCACAATGGTCTGAAATGCAATTATCTAAAATTAGAACCGTTATGTTGCAACAAAGTCAATTAACGTTTCCATTCAAAGTGAAAGAAGTGGTGGCAATGGGGCGCGCTCCTTATGGTAAGACCAATTTTGATCAAGCAGTGCAAGAAAGTATGCAACAAACTGATTGTTTAGAACTGGCAGACCGCGATTACCGCAGTTTGTCTGGTGGTGAACAGCAACGAGTACAATTAGCGCGAGTATTAGCGCAATTATGGCAGCCTGAACCTACAGAAAAATTGTTATTTTTAGATGAGCCGACTTCCGCTCTTGATCTATACCATCAACAACATACGTTAAGATTATT
The sequence above is drawn from the Gilliamella apicola genome and encodes:
- a CDS encoding TonB-dependent receptor domain-containing protein, yielding MINFTKLKKTGTLALGLSVVMPAMATTKLDDENYDVITVTAHEATKKPGTNTEISEHDIRRDGGTNFGTLMRYQPLISAPGNISGSGTGKSSWDRGGFSGYNIRGLDANRVSIDVDGMPLPIAQGRVNSVGRAGFGSYGIGRDYIDTYMYNKVDIQSGATSVSNANNALGGSVSFQTKTASYYLYPGKTSYFGFQNNYDSSDRSYHQGITMAGGDDHLNGIIVLSRRDGQQTRNHGDSINSYPENWHSNSILAGFGWQMTEEHLLNTTVDYNSKTKNSHYDTWDKNGKYIESFDHQRSKNNRFNLAIKDIWQPTNISWIDTLTTQLNYQRTNVFDDTKLQHKSKGNFYTQTNYNTKAYNFITTLIKQIDNQKISAGLNGKWSEDESPFFTSAKSQHGVIFPDGDYSKPQADSKSYQLGGFFEDRISFNTNNSNNFYLVPGVRAIYQNTKPRNLENMSVSNVNSHQLGSQYSSNSDFKVLPSMAFMYDINPNFTAYLQYKRSAQMPNQNQLYGSYLAHSTMYVLVGNSNLKTETGDNFELGVKGQPISGITLSSSAFYNKYKNFIAFTRYRKNFVGIGNRLVYQSENRDKAYTFGAELNSEFNIGTWVESLNGLSARFAIGYNKGKSKSSYLGDKYIEMDTIAPLKSTIGLSWDDPNKFYGVSLTATFQKGKKADATSRETYLNEGQPIKDSSEDYFRIAGHGIVDLTGYINITNNIRLSGGIYNLTDQKYWDYLSNNKLYSTSDHKYLEMFTAPGRTFQLGLNIDF
- a CDS encoding heme/hemin ABC transporter substrate-binding protein, coding for MKNFITKLNIFLLIFTFNAFINITSAQDRIVIAGGSLTEIVFALGEGDKVVGVDKTSTYPQSVTTLPQIGYWKLLNIEGILSLNPTLFITLSDAEPDNIISQVTQAKVDVLSLKRVPGTLELLYENIEKIANKLQKPDQGQQLINHIKDNLSQIQQKIDMQPNKAKVLFLMSMGGTNSVAGKNTTADALITIAGGENLAKHNSYKSYTAESIIAMNPDVIVLNSHSIQQLGGSDKIDTIPGITETAAFKNHRIITIDDGYLFGIGPRVDEVAKILYDGFYLQ
- the hutX gene encoding heme utilization cystosolic carrier protein HutX; translation: MTEKPTLLDNLNAYMKTDPEELLEKIAQDHHVTLTQVIQALPDAKIVDGSNFDAIWEEVTTWGDVLFLVHTGDVIAEISGELPTGSHSQRYFNLRHQKGLSGHIKAEHCQYIAFIERKFMKMATASIIFLNHTGQAMFKIFVGRDEKHQLKADQLEKFRALAKKINSL
- a CDS encoding NAD(P)H-binding protein encodes the protein MQTLLIFGVSPKQGTGYQIAHLTKQYHPQWRCIVLVRDANFAKQLANQGIEAHVGDATDCELVKKLCELAGCEATIISTLGGETGNYSAQRVIIDCAEQTGIKQMILVTSLGCGDSWATLSERAKQAFGHAVREKSLAEVWLQTSKLNFLILRPGGLRDGEMTQKAECYYQQEVHGFIYRTDLAKIIINKIANQQIDDHAYSVVDPSLKIIY
- a CDS encoding FecCD family ABC transporter permease yields the protein MRKYSHRSLLWGLFAILLVLILFSANSGALKLTLDKLVDMSMDDPLWNIWLNIRMPRIMLAIIVGMALATSGAVMQGLFRNPLADPGLLGISSGAALMVGLSILFPAIFPPIMVMYGKMVAAFAGSFFICLLIYLYSINSQCNLAKMVLLGVAINAVIGAVMGCLSYISDEAQLRQLSLWSMGHLGKGSWDLVLVALSLIVPALICLFKLSHQLNILQLGDEDAHYLGIKVRRIKQYLLLLSAVLIGTSVAVSGMIAFVGLVVPHMIRLRVGANHSWLLPGSALGGACLLLLADTFARTLIAPTEIPVGLFTSLIGGPYFIWLILRHK
- a CDS encoding heme ABC transporter ATP-binding protein, whose product is MLTAEHLTFGYANRTLINDVSLNIKASEIVIIIGPNGAGKSTLLRLLTGYQKPASGECYLLNKPLSQWSEMQLSKIRTVMLQQSQLTFPFKVKEVVAMGRAPYGKTNFDQAVQESMQQTDCLELADRDYRSLSGGEQQRVQLARVLAQLWQPEPTEKLLFLDEPTSALDLYHQQHTLRLLKQLVSKEKLAVCCILHDLNLAALYADKIILIHQGRIVEQGTPADVLTVEKIHRWYGVESGIFNHPNYSSIPQIYLNP